In Scophthalmus maximus strain ysfricsl-2021 chromosome 16, ASM2237912v1, whole genome shotgun sequence, the following proteins share a genomic window:
- the LOC118287697 gene encoding 5-hydroxytryptamine receptor 3A-like isoform X2: MSAEGGVSHLRQWRVVSHCVLLSSVQNQRTATQNGTSSKKVCSYQDVLDYLNLTTDNSVFKLTRPVLDHTHQTTIELDLILFAILAVVEKSQTFIPFVWVSTIWNNEYISWDPAQFCGITEVSLPKEMLWKPDLFIYEMVHKDESPHNPFIYISHDGVVTLEDDINVVSTCKMDMHKFPFDTQRCNISIGSAIHSVAEVRIIPFSNSSRATQFSRELMKTQGEWEFLQLAVDTVNLSYNNRQFEQLIYTFTIKRRPLLHVINFLLPILFFLSLDLASYFISDHRGEKLGFKVTVLLAISVLLLILNDILPSMSNRTPLIATYCIVIFALMLLSLLETILVIYLMEIDSQERLKDDGEHARKKGETDDCTAEKERQTRCSCICKVSDGEKEHEMLPVAEEVFVQVNGSVQSREARVLLLILEELKRLQKLLDLHLSPREEGGRFVLWATRINRVFFISYVASVTLFLSLIFNEWNS; encoded by the exons ATGTCCGCAGAGGGAGGGGTTTCTCATCTCAGGCAGTGGCGAGTGGTCAGTCATTGTGTCCTGCTCTCATCAGTTCAAAACCAAAGGACGGCGACACAGA ATGGCACGTCCTCTAAGAAAGTATGCAGTTACCAGGACGTTCTGGATTACCTGAACCTGACCACCGACAACAGTGTGTTTAAACTGACCCGGCCCGTTCTCGACCACACGCACCAAACCACGATAGAGCTGGACCTCATCCTCTTCGCCATCCTGGCTGTG gttGAGAAATCACAGACTTTCATTCCTTTCGTCTGGGTATCAACG ATTTGGAACAACGAATACATTTCATGGGACCCCGCTCAGTTTTGTGGAATAACAGAAGTTTCACTTCCTAAAGAGATGCTCTGGAAACCAGACCTCTTCATCTATGAGAT GGTACACAAAGACGAGTCCCCTCACAATCCCTTCATTTACATATCGCACGACGGGGTGGTCACGCTCGAAGACGACATAAATGTGGTCAGCACCTGCAAGATGGACATGCACAAGTTCCCCTTTGACACACAGAGATGCAACATCTCCATCGGATCGGCGATCCACTCGG TCGCAGAAGTCCGGATCATCCCTTTCTCCAACTCGTCTCGGGCCACACAGTTTTCCCGGGAGCTGATGAAGACTCAAGGGGAGTGGGAGTTCCTCCAGCTGGCTGTCGACACCGTGAATTTGAGCTACAACAACAGACAGTTTGAACAGCTCATATACACT TTCACCATTAAGAGGAGGCCCCTCCTCCATGTCATCAACTTCCTGTTGCCCATCCTGTTCTTCTTGAGTCTGGATCTCGCCTCCTACTTCATCTCGGACCACAGGGGAGAGAAGCTGGGCTTCAAGGTCACCGTGCTGCTGGCGATCTCCGTCCTGCTGCTCATCCTGAACGACATCCTGCCCTCCATGTCCAACAGGACTCCTCTCATAG cGACCTACTGCATCGTGATCTTTGCTCTGATGCTGCTCAGTCTGCTGGAGACCATATTGGTCATATATCTGATGGAAATCGACTCCCAGGAGAGGCTGAAGGACGACGGGGAGCACGCGCGGAAAAAAGGCGAAACGGACGACTGTACAGCAG agaaggaaagacagaccCGCTGTTCATGCATCTGCAAAGTGTCAGACGGTGAAAAAGAGCATGAAATGCTGCCTGTGGCTGAGGAG GTGTTTGTGCAGGTCAACGGAAGCGTTCAGTCGCGAGAGGCTcgtgtgctgctgttgattctggaggagctgaagcgGCTGCAGAAGCTCCTGGACCTGCACCTCAGTcccagagaggagggagggcgcTTCGTCCTCTGGGCCACGAGAATCAACAGAGTCTTCTTCATTTCCTACGTCGCCTCTGTGACGCTGTTTCTATCCCTCATCTTCAATGAATGGAACAGTTAG
- the LOC118287697 gene encoding 5-hydroxytryptamine receptor 3A-like isoform X3: MVPVVFVFVLLFLKDGTSSKKVCSYQDVLDYLNLTTDNSVFKLTRPVLDHTHQTTIELDLILFAILAVVEKSQTFIPFVWVSTIWNNEYISWDPAQFCGITEVSLPKEMLWKPDLFIYEMVHKDESPHNPFIYISHDGVVTLEDDINVVSTCKMDMHKFPFDTQRCNISIGSAIHSVAEVRIIPFSNSSRATQFSRELMKTQGEWEFLQLAVDTVNLSYNNRQFEQLIYTFTIKRRPLLHVINFLLPILFFLSLDLASYFISDHRGEKLGFKVTVLLAISVLLLILNDILPSMSNRTPLIATYCIVIFALMLLSLLETILVIYLMEIDSQERLKDDGEHARKKGETDDCTAEKERQTRCSCICKVSDGEKEHEMLPVAEEVFVQVNGSVQSREARVLLLILEELKRLQKLLDLHLSPREEGGRFVLWATRINRVFFISYVASVTLFLSLIFNEWNS; this comes from the exons ATGGTGCCTGTGGTTttcgtcttcgtcctcctcttcctcaaag ATGGCACGTCCTCTAAGAAAGTATGCAGTTACCAGGACGTTCTGGATTACCTGAACCTGACCACCGACAACAGTGTGTTTAAACTGACCCGGCCCGTTCTCGACCACACGCACCAAACCACGATAGAGCTGGACCTCATCCTCTTCGCCATCCTGGCTGTG gttGAGAAATCACAGACTTTCATTCCTTTCGTCTGGGTATCAACG ATTTGGAACAACGAATACATTTCATGGGACCCCGCTCAGTTTTGTGGAATAACAGAAGTTTCACTTCCTAAAGAGATGCTCTGGAAACCAGACCTCTTCATCTATGAGAT GGTACACAAAGACGAGTCCCCTCACAATCCCTTCATTTACATATCGCACGACGGGGTGGTCACGCTCGAAGACGACATAAATGTGGTCAGCACCTGCAAGATGGACATGCACAAGTTCCCCTTTGACACACAGAGATGCAACATCTCCATCGGATCGGCGATCCACTCGG TCGCAGAAGTCCGGATCATCCCTTTCTCCAACTCGTCTCGGGCCACACAGTTTTCCCGGGAGCTGATGAAGACTCAAGGGGAGTGGGAGTTCCTCCAGCTGGCTGTCGACACCGTGAATTTGAGCTACAACAACAGACAGTTTGAACAGCTCATATACACT TTCACCATTAAGAGGAGGCCCCTCCTCCATGTCATCAACTTCCTGTTGCCCATCCTGTTCTTCTTGAGTCTGGATCTCGCCTCCTACTTCATCTCGGACCACAGGGGAGAGAAGCTGGGCTTCAAGGTCACCGTGCTGCTGGCGATCTCCGTCCTGCTGCTCATCCTGAACGACATCCTGCCCTCCATGTCCAACAGGACTCCTCTCATAG cGACCTACTGCATCGTGATCTTTGCTCTGATGCTGCTCAGTCTGCTGGAGACCATATTGGTCATATATCTGATGGAAATCGACTCCCAGGAGAGGCTGAAGGACGACGGGGAGCACGCGCGGAAAAAAGGCGAAACGGACGACTGTACAGCAG agaaggaaagacagaccCGCTGTTCATGCATCTGCAAAGTGTCAGACGGTGAAAAAGAGCATGAAATGCTGCCTGTGGCTGAGGAG GTGTTTGTGCAGGTCAACGGAAGCGTTCAGTCGCGAGAGGCTcgtgtgctgctgttgattctggaggagctgaagcgGCTGCAGAAGCTCCTGGACCTGCACCTCAGTcccagagaggagggagggcgcTTCGTCCTCTGGGCCACGAGAATCAACAGAGTCTTCTTCATTTCCTACGTCGCCTCTGTGACGCTGTTTCTATCCCTCATCTTCAATGAATGGAACAGTTAG
- the LOC118287697 gene encoding 5-hydroxytryptamine receptor 3A-like isoform X1, whose amino-acid sequence MTPGSFTFSCCKMFSFHTLVAVMDRCCYKQAIKFLCGRNLIFDNCVTVDGTSSKKVCSYQDVLDYLNLTTDNSVFKLTRPVLDHTHQTTIELDLILFAILAVVEKSQTFIPFVWVSTIWNNEYISWDPAQFCGITEVSLPKEMLWKPDLFIYEMVHKDESPHNPFIYISHDGVVTLEDDINVVSTCKMDMHKFPFDTQRCNISIGSAIHSVAEVRIIPFSNSSRATQFSRELMKTQGEWEFLQLAVDTVNLSYNNRQFEQLIYTFTIKRRPLLHVINFLLPILFFLSLDLASYFISDHRGEKLGFKVTVLLAISVLLLILNDILPSMSNRTPLIATYCIVIFALMLLSLLETILVIYLMEIDSQERLKDDGEHARKKGETDDCTAEKERQTRCSCICKVSDGEKEHEMLPVAEEVFVQVNGSVQSREARVLLLILEELKRLQKLLDLHLSPREEGGRFVLWATRINRVFFISYVASVTLFLSLIFNEWNS is encoded by the exons atgaCTCCAGggtcttttacattttcttgttgTAAGATGTTTTCTTTCCATACTCTCGTTGCTGTAATGGATCGATGCTGCTATAAACAGGCGATAAAGTTTCTGTGTGGACGGAATCTTATCTTTGATAACTGTGTTACTGTAGATGGCACGTCCTCTAAGAAAGTATGCAGTTACCAGGACGTTCTGGATTACCTGAACCTGACCACCGACAACAGTGTGTTTAAACTGACCCGGCCCGTTCTCGACCACACGCACCAAACCACGATAGAGCTGGACCTCATCCTCTTCGCCATCCTGGCTGTG gttGAGAAATCACAGACTTTCATTCCTTTCGTCTGGGTATCAACG ATTTGGAACAACGAATACATTTCATGGGACCCCGCTCAGTTTTGTGGAATAACAGAAGTTTCACTTCCTAAAGAGATGCTCTGGAAACCAGACCTCTTCATCTATGAGAT GGTACACAAAGACGAGTCCCCTCACAATCCCTTCATTTACATATCGCACGACGGGGTGGTCACGCTCGAAGACGACATAAATGTGGTCAGCACCTGCAAGATGGACATGCACAAGTTCCCCTTTGACACACAGAGATGCAACATCTCCATCGGATCGGCGATCCACTCGG TCGCAGAAGTCCGGATCATCCCTTTCTCCAACTCGTCTCGGGCCACACAGTTTTCCCGGGAGCTGATGAAGACTCAAGGGGAGTGGGAGTTCCTCCAGCTGGCTGTCGACACCGTGAATTTGAGCTACAACAACAGACAGTTTGAACAGCTCATATACACT TTCACCATTAAGAGGAGGCCCCTCCTCCATGTCATCAACTTCCTGTTGCCCATCCTGTTCTTCTTGAGTCTGGATCTCGCCTCCTACTTCATCTCGGACCACAGGGGAGAGAAGCTGGGCTTCAAGGTCACCGTGCTGCTGGCGATCTCCGTCCTGCTGCTCATCCTGAACGACATCCTGCCCTCCATGTCCAACAGGACTCCTCTCATAG cGACCTACTGCATCGTGATCTTTGCTCTGATGCTGCTCAGTCTGCTGGAGACCATATTGGTCATATATCTGATGGAAATCGACTCCCAGGAGAGGCTGAAGGACGACGGGGAGCACGCGCGGAAAAAAGGCGAAACGGACGACTGTACAGCAG agaaggaaagacagaccCGCTGTTCATGCATCTGCAAAGTGTCAGACGGTGAAAAAGAGCATGAAATGCTGCCTGTGGCTGAGGAG GTGTTTGTGCAGGTCAACGGAAGCGTTCAGTCGCGAGAGGCTcgtgtgctgctgttgattctggaggagctgaagcgGCTGCAGAAGCTCCTGGACCTGCACCTCAGTcccagagaggagggagggcgcTTCGTCCTCTGGGCCACGAGAATCAACAGAGTCTTCTTCATTTCCTACGTCGCCTCTGTGACGCTGTTTCTATCCCTCATCTTCAATGAATGGAACAGTTAG